TCTTTGTTATCTCATCTTTTTCATCTTTCATTTTTGTACTCCATGCGGTCAAAGAACGGATGATATCATTTTTATTGTGAGGATCGAATGTCAGCCCTGTTTTGCCAGTAGCAATCAATTCGGGGAGCGGGCCAATATTGGAGCAGAGTACGGCTGTGCCTACAGAGTACGCTTCAAGAATTGTAATGGGCATGCCCTCGAAACAAATGGAAGGAACGAGCAATGCTTGTGCATCTGCTACCAAAGGCAAGATTTCATCCCTCTCTTTAAAGCCAAGGTAGGATATATTAGGTTGACCCTTGATGCGTCGGTTTACTACCGCTTCGAGCGGTCCCCCGCCAATGATCTGTAGTTTAAAATCTGAACCGATAAAAGCATCTATCAGATTTAGTATGCCCTTTTCTTCTGAAAGACGACCGACGTAGATGAAGTATGGAGTGGTAACTTTGTGAGCTATTGGAGTAGGAAAGACGAAGTTTGGTTTAACAGCAAATAGGTGAGGTAAAAGGTTCAGCGTAGATTTAACAAATATCTCTTTTGCAAAAGAGCTTAAAGTGATGTATCGATTTACTTTTTTCCAGGTCCCAATTCTACGGTGAACCCAATAATTCAGAGCTAGGATAAATGTTTTTACCGTAGAGTTATTGAATGCTTTTTGTCGCACAGCAGTCCAAGGGAAGTTCTCATGGATTGAGTCCAAAAAGAGGTGGTTGTGGTGATAGAGAGTGGCCGATGGGCATAACAGCCGGAAGTTATGGAGCGTCATGACCTGTGGAATTCCGAGTTTGGCGATGGTACGCACGATAACTGGGCCAGCTGCATAATGTGTATTATGTATGTGAACGATATCTGGTTTAAATGTATTTATTTTTTCCTTGACACGTTGCGCAGCGAAAATATTCCAAAAGGATCCCACTGTCTGTAGGGCTCCCCTCCATCCCTTTTTATTCTGGAAAGTGACCGTGAGGACTTCATGATCCTGAGCAAGGAGGGAAGTTTCCTGCTGAAACACAGTGTCTTCACCACCAGGATCTTGGTAAAACGTATGGATAATCAGTATGCGCATAATAAAATACTTGTACAAATGTACAATTTTGGGGCGACTTCCTTTAACGGGACAAAATTGCCATTTCTATCCGATTATTGCTATATTCGCAAGATTCGATCGTAAAGATATATGCAACATTTACAACAACTCGTGATGGAGGCGATAGAGACAAGTAAATTTCCTGAAACACCATCCAATTTATATGATCCAATACGGTATATTTTGACTTTGGGCGGGAAGCGGGTTCGACCTGTGCTGACCTTGATGGCGGCCGAATTGTTCGGTATGCAGGACATGACCGATATTATACCGGCCGCCAAAGCAGTGGAGTTTTTTCACAACTTTTCGCTAATCCACGATGATCTGATGGATAAGGCTCCCTTAAGAAGGGGTAAAACGACAGTACACGAGAAATGGGATGCTAATATTGCCATATTATCTGGTGACGGATTGTTGGTTAAAGCTTATGAGGAAATCTCAAAATGTAATCCGGTTTATCTACCAGCAACTTTGAAAATTTTAAGTAAAGTTGCCATGGAAGTATGCGAGGGCCAACAATTGGATATGGATTACGAAAGTCGGAGTTCGCTGTCGATGGCTGAATATCTGGAAATGATCCGCTTGAAGACGTCGGTGTTATTGGGTGGAGCATTGCAATTGGGTGCTATTCTGTCCGGAGCAGATGAACTGCAACAGCAACTGATTTACGATTTTGGTGAGAATGTGGGTTTAGCATTCCAGTTACAAGATGATATTTTGGATGCTTACGGCGATCCGGAAACCTTTGGAAAGATCGTTGGTGGTGATATTCTGATCAATAAAAAGACGTTTTTATTGGTGAAGCTGATGGCCGTGATTTCGCAAGAAGATAAACCCATTCTAAAGAATTTGTTGGAAGCTCCAGCTGAGAACACTCCATCAAAGATAAACGATATGCTTGCGTTGTATGGAAAATATGAAATTAAAGCTGCTGCGGACAAACTTAAGGATAGCTATACACAGCGGGCTTTTGAAAAAATGGAAGCTTTAAATGTACCAAATCATCGCAAGGAACCGTTATTAGTGTTAGCAAATAACCTTTTGGTACGGCAGCAATAAGTATTATTTCTTTTAAAATTTGTATCTTGCCGTTAAATGGTTATTTTTTATAAAATAATTAAGTAAATTTTTAGATTACGTTCATGGAGCCTTTAAAGATCACCGTATTTCAAGCATACCTATTTTGGGAAAATATAGAGAAGAATCTCAATAATCTCGCATTGAGACTTTCCGCATTACGCGAAAAAACGGATGTTATTATTCTTCCCGAGATGTTTAATACAGGCTTCACCAATAATGTTAAGAAATGCGCGGAACCTGCAAATGGACCTACAACAAGATGGCTATTTGAGATGGCTGGTTCGCTTAATTGTGTTGTTGCCGGTTCATTAATCATTGAAGATGGTGGAAAATATTATAATCGTTTTGTGTGGATGTTTCCGGATGGCAAATATGTAAAATACGACAAACGCCATCTCTTTGGATTATCGAAAGAAAATGAATACTTCGAGGCTGGAAATGAACGCATTTTAGTAGATATTAAAGGCTGGAAAATTTGTCCAATGATCTGTTATGACCTTAGATTCCCTGTTTGGTCTAAAAATCAAAATGGTGCATATGATATTTTAGTATACACGGCCAGCTGGCCTGACAAGCGATCTGCACATTGGAGAGCCCTTATTCCAGCACGCGCGATAGAAAATCAAGCCTATGTTGTTGGTGTGAACCGCGTTGGGCATGATGGTAATGATGTTTATTATTCTGGTGGTTCGATGTGTATATCTCCACTAGGGGATGTAGTGTATTACAAACCTGAAGATGAAGACTTATATACATTTACCTTAAATCCCAATGATCTATTGGAAGCCCGTGAAAAATTCCCTTTCCTGAGAGACTCTGATTCCTTTACGATCAGCTAACTCCTTTTGAATTAGGTATAATTGCAAGCAATAATTTTGGTTGTATACTTTTTATTTGCTAATTTCAGTCTGTCATAAATCAAATTTTGATGATTTATCAACATCTACTGATGACATGTTGATAAATTTTGTTTGTAGAAGCTATGCTAAAGTGTAATTTAGGCTAACTGTTAGCCACAATACATTAGCTTTTTTTTACATTATATGAAAGACAGCATTTTATTGCTATAATAAGTTGCGTAAACAACCATAACCATTATTATATGTTGCACCAAGATTTAGTATCACAAGAGTATTTTTATAATTTCCTAACGGGCAAATATTCCATTGCAGTAATGCGAAGGTTACAACGTAATCTTCGTGAGGCCGGATTAAGCATTACTTCTGAACAATGGAGTATCATGTATAACCTTTGGGTGGAGGAGGGGCTTACCCAGCAGGAGTTAGCTATTCGTACATTTCGGGACAAGCCGAGCGTGACTCGGCTAATAAATAATTTGGAACGGGTCAATCTGGTTATTCGCGTAAATGATAAAAACGATAGACGGTCTAATCTGATCTATTTGACAAAAACGGGAAGAAAGATGAGGGACGAGGGCATGAAGCAAGCTAGAAATACAATTGAACAGGCCTTGGAGGGGTTGAACGATGATCAGATTGCTGTCTCAAATACGATTTTACATCGTGTACTCTTTAATCTAGCATAATTATTTATGTTCGGCTTCTTCCTGAAGTAAGCGAGCTATAAAAAAGTCCCCTATGCTGATTTGACATAGGGGACTTGCTGTTTTATTTAAAAAATGCCGATTAATCTTCGAATAGCTTACTTTCGAAATCTGTGCGGCTGTTGACCAATTTACCTTCATTTCCGAAGTAAATTTCTTGAAAGCTCAATGTCCGTATCGCATCTACTTTACGATAAAATTTATCTGCCGATACGTCAGAAAGTGTTTTGAATCCACACGCTTCCATAATTTCGACAGTAGCACGTAAAGTGTTACGATGGAACTGAGCGACACGCACATATTTATCGTTCACGTCTAGTCCTTTGTAGAGGTGTGGTTGTTGTGTCGCCACCCCAACTGGGCAAACGTCTTCATTACATTTAAGTGCCTGGATGCAACCCAAAGCGAACATCATACCGCGCGCGCTATAACATGCATCTGCTCCTAGGGCGATAACTTTTAAAATGTCGAACCCGGTGACGATACGGCTGGATACGATGACTTTGATGTGTTTTTTTAGGCCGAAAGAAATTAAGGTTTTTGTGACAAATGCAAGTGCGTCATAGAGCGGCATACCTAAATTGTCCGTAAACTCAAGTGGCGCGGCTCCCGTACCACCTTCCGAACCATCTACAGAAATAAAATCTGGAAAAATCTGCGTATTTTGCATCGCATGACAGATATCCATAAACTCATTTTTGTCTCCGATACAGATCTTAAAACCGATGGGCTTCCCGTCAGACAATTCACGCATATGTTGTATGAAGTGCATCATTTCTGTTGGCGAAGCGAATGCACTATGCGCTGGAGGTGACATGACGTCTGTTCCGGGAATAACGTGACGAATGGCAGCAACCTCAGGTGTATTTTTTGCAGCTGGAAGGATACCCCCATGACCTGGTTTAGCACCTTGTGAGAGTTTCAATTCAATCATTTTCACGTTTTCACGGGTTGATTTTTCTCTGAAAAGTTCGGCATCAAATTTTCCCTCTTTATTACGACACCCAAAATAACCTGTACCAACCTGCCAAATTAGATCACCGCCATTGTTGTGATAGTCACTGATGCCCCCTTCACCCGTGTTGTGCGCAAAGTTTTGAAGTGCAGCCCCTTTGTTTAAGGCCGTTATTGCGGTTTTGCTTAAGGCACCGTAACTCATTGCTGAAATGTTGAACACACTTAAACTATAAGGCTTTTTACAAGCGGAGTTTCCAACCGTAGTGCGCAGGTCGTGGTTTTCGATATGACAAGGGAACACAGAGTGCGCTGCCCATTCATTCCCGACGGCCTGCGGATCAGTCTGCATACCAAATGCGACAGTTTCACGTTGGTTTTTTGCACGCTGGTATACAATCGAACGCTGTCGTCTGTTAAAAGGACGTCCATCCATGTCTGATTCCCAAAAATACTGTCTCAATTCAGGACGAATAGATTCAAAAACATAACGGAAGTATCCAACCAAAGGATAATTGCGCAGAATGGCATGTTTAGTTTGGAAACTGTGATATAATGCTATCAATAGCAGTGGAAATGGGATGATAAGCAGCCAAAACCAGCTTGATGTAAATATAAATCCAAATGATAAGATGATTAAATTAATCACTATCATTATTGAAAGAATGAGTTTTCTAACTTCCATAGAAAATACGATTATTTATTTTTGATTCGCTATTTTTAATTTTAGCCCAACTGATTATTATAGTACTCAATTAGCATTCCAAAACACGCTTTTGGACGAAGCAAATGTACTAAAGTTCCCTAAGTAAATAGCTATATTCACCCGTTTGGAATAAGTTTTGACAAGTTTATAACCGTTTCTAACAAACTATTTTCTTTTAGTAATCTCCTGCGATAAAAGTTGATAGATTTGCTGTAAATCTGGTTTATTACTAATAAATTGCAAATGTTTTTGCATTGTTTTGCTGTCTTGTCGGATGGCTGGTCCTGTCTGAACTGTTATCGGAATATGATTTTGAGCTTTTTCTGCCGTCTCCCGGATGATTGGTTTGATCAGATCAAAGGATAAGTTGTTTTCGTTGAGAATCTCATACGCCATCTGATAGAGGATGTTCGAAAAATTATTGACCATGACCGAAGCAAGATGAATAGCTAAACGCTGGTGTGAAGTACAATATAAGCTGTGCGGGCTTAAGTTGCGTGCGAGCTGGAGTAGCATTGCGCTATTGTTATACGTATTACCTTCAACACAAAGCGGAACGGTGGAAAAATCGACTGCTTTATCTCTAGATAAAGACTGTGGTGGATAGATGACACCGGCGTTCTCAAATCTATTGAGTACGGCCAGATCTGTTGCGCCTGAACAGTGGATAACAATTCCTTTTAAATTTTCAGGTAGCGCTTCTACTACCGGTATGATAGCATTATCCGCAACCGCAATAAGGTAAAGATCGGCATTTAAGTCAAGTTCATGCAGCTGGTCAATTGCCACGCAATGAAGATCAAAGGCCAATGCGTCTGCATTGGCCTTTGTTTTACTACTTATAGATCTGAACGACTTGCTGTCCTATTTTTTGAAACTGTTTTGCGAAATGTGTGGCTGCATTTCCGCTCCCTAAGATCACTATGTTCATTATTTCAATGCTTTTCGTTTTTCCTCTTTGTTCCTTCTCACAATGGACATGATAAAGCCGATTGTCATGACAATTGTGCCGCACCAGAAAAAGTTGATGTAGGGGAATTTAATGGCTTTAAATACGACCCATTTTTTTTCTGGAAGGGGTTTTTGATAAACCATAATTTCCAGTTTATCTTTATCGGGCTTAATACCCGTAAATCTGAATTTAAGTCCTTGTTCATTGACATCTTTATTGAAGTCATAAACTCCACCATCTTTAATGAGGTAGATAGGTTGTACCTCATATTGTTTGTTGTCGGCGGAAAATACCTTTATTTTCAATCCAACCATAACATCGCCTGGACCCTTTGGAATTTTCTCTAGTTGAGCTTCCTTGTTTAGGCCTTCAATGACATAATAGCCATTACGATAGCGTAACGTATCGCCGATGTTTACTTGATATGTGGCTGGCTCCTCGTAGTCTTCAAAACCAGTTTTCTCTTCTGCCGAAACTTTCGCATGTGTAGCCTGACTTTCAGCTGCGGCAGCGGTAATCAATGTATATACATCATGTGTAATATAATGTTTGGTCGCTGGGGTACCAATCAAACCACCCATTTTTGCATTGTTTTGAGCAAAAGGTTGCAGAACAAACTGCTCCTTTACCTTTCCTGTTTCTTCGTCAATTCGTTCATATTTTATTTTATAAAACGTATTTGGAGCAACGATGCTGTCACCGATATAGGTGATTTTGTATTCCCCCATCTGTACAGGTTCGCCCTCGGTCAAGAATAAATTTTCGCCAGGTTTCTCCACTTTGTCAAAGCCTGATACGGCGATGTATCCTGTATTGTTAACAGAGATGACCTCATTAGTTGCTGCAGCGACCATGGCACCGATCAGCAAGAGTCCGAAACCGATGTGGGCTACGGAAGAGCCCGCGAGTTTCCATTTACCTTTAACAGCATCTCCCAATACACGGATATTGGCCAAAATACAGAAAATACTTGCGAAGGTGATTAAAATATAGATCAGGTTGGTATAAGTCTTCGTCACATAAACAACTGCGGTAGTTAAAAGAAGAGATACCACCAATGATGCTACTGTAGACGCCAAAAACTTGCGACTGTCGGTACGCTTATATTTTAAAAATTGCGTAAATCCGGTTAAGATCATAACGATAACAGCAAAGCCTGATTGCCATTTATTATAATGTTGTATCGGATCTAAAGGCGGGGCTACTTTTGTACCAAAGATTTTGTTAAATACCGGAATTGATGTTGAGGCGATGATCTGTGCACAGGCGACAGTCAATACCAAAGCGCCGATAAACATCCAGAATTCTCTGGAGTAGATATCTTCATCCTTTTCTGTGATAGGCATTTCTTTCTTTTTAACTGTCAGAAATACCACCATAATAACTAAAAATACGACATTGAACAATATCAGTTGTCCACTCATTCCCAAATCAGTAAAAGAGTGCACTGAAGTTTCTCCGAGAACACCACTTCGCGTCAGGTAAGAGGCATAAATCACCAGCACAAAGCTGATCATCGCTAAAAAAGTAGCGGTGAAGTAGGAATGGCCAGAATTTTTGTAAGCGACCATGACGTGTACCGCTGCGATCAACGTAAACCATGGAATAATGGATGCATTTTCTACGGGATCCCAAGCCCAAAAGCCGCCAAAGTTAAGTGCTTCATAAGCCCAGAATGAACCCATGATAATACCAGCTCCTAAAATCATCACAGCAAATAGTGCCCAAGGAAGTGCAGCATTGATCCATTCCTTGTAACGTTTGGTCCAAAGAGCGCCCGTTGCATAAGCAAAAGGAACAATCATAGACGCAAAGCCAAGGAACAGTGTTGGTGGGTGAATCACCATCCAGTAGTTCTGTAATAAAGGGTTTAGACCATTGCCGTCTTTAAGTAGCGACAAATAGTTTGCTTCCTTTAGAATAGGGAAATCCATTGCATCCCGCAGGAGGATAAATGGAGAACTTCCGATGCGTAAACCTAGTAACTCAATTCCTATGATCATCGAAGCTAAAAATGCTTGACACAACATCACAAAGGTCATAACGGACGTTTCCCAACTTTTGGCTTTGAATAATAATATTGCGCCTAATACGGTTTGCCAGAATGTCCATAGCCAAAAGCTTCCTTCCTGCCCTTCCCAGAAACTGGAAATGATATAATAGGTCGGTAAGTCTCTCGAAGAGTGTGCAAAAGCGTAATTATATTCAAAATAGTGATTGTAAATAATATAAAATAAAGTTGCGCCGACAGCTACGACTGACACAGCATTCACCCAGAATGCAATACGAGCAATTTTTTTCCATGAAGTCTCTTCAGGAGTGTTAGTCGCGAAAAAATAAGCGATACAAGATAAAAGTGCGGCACCAAAAGAAAGAACAATAAAGAACTGTCCGATCTGCCCGGGTAGCAGGTGCTCACCAACGTAATTAACGTCCATTGAAAATTGATTTTACAAATTAATTATTGAAAGCAGTCGCATTGATCTCGGTAACGACCGATTTATCGTTATATTTTGACGGACATTTCATTAAGATCTTACTTGCCCTAAACACATTTCCATCCATTTTACCCGTCAATACAATTTGTTCTGAACGTTCAATATCTTGAGGTTTGGCACCCTTAAAAATCACTTCACACTCTGTACCATCATTGTCGAACATGAAAAACGAGAATTTGTTGGCGTCGGTCTTAGGATCATAATGAAGCGCTTTTTCTTTATTTAATTGACCTACCACATACAGTTCGGTTTTCTTTTCTTTAGCTTCGGTAAATGTCGAATATGTACTTGAATCGGTGTAGATAACAAGTATCATGGCAATAGCGACAGCGATGATAGCGATTAGAATAATTGAACTTTTTTTCATTGTATTTACTTATTTATAAGTGTTTGATTATATCGAAAACATAAATCGTTTCACTCAGTTTCTTTGTTTTGATGATGAGGTTTATTGGGTAAAATATTTAGATCACTTCTTATAAAAATCCCGAATTTCTTACATTTGACACCTAATCGAATGCAAAATTACAAATAGATTCGCTAAGAAAGGAATAATGCAACTTTTCCATATTATTTATATCTATTCTAAATAGCTTAAATTAGTTTGAAAAATAGGAGGTATACCAATGCTTTTCAATACTTTGATGTAAGATTTGCTTTTTCGATTCTGATGATTTCGCATGAATTTTACAATTGCCTGTTAATATGAGTGTTGGTTTGCGATCCTTAGGGCTCCTGTTGCCCCTAATATCTTCGTGTTTTCTTGTGTTTGGGCAGGTGAAATTCCGTAAACACGAAATTTCTATCCAAAATGATAATGATGTTTACCTCTTGGTGGGCCAGGATAGGTATTATACGAATGGTATCAATGTCAATTATCGTGTGGCAATACAACCCAGGAGCGATGTGCAGACTTCCAATACTGTTTTGGACTTTGAAATTGGACAACGAATCTATAACGGCATTAGCATAGTGGACTATCGTCGGCAAAATAGGACATATGACCGGCCTTTTGCAGGTTACCTTTATTTGAGCGCAGGTGCAACCCGGTTTCTAAAGGAGGATCAAGTTGTAGAAGTAAAGGTGGAATTTGGGCAAATCGGCTCCAGATCCTATGGTGAAGAAGCACAGAAGTTTATCCATCATCTTTTTGGACTGTATGAGGCCACAGGTTGGGAAACGGAGTTGCGCAATGCATTTGGTGTGGATATGCAGGCGAAGTATCTCAAAGGAATTTACCGGAATGAATCGCAGTCCTTCGATCTTGGCATGATAGGAAGAGGTGTACTGGGCATGAACAACACCAATATCGAGGCAGGAATTCCGATACGTGCAGGTAAACTCAAATCGTACCATGCTTCGACCTTTACCCGTGGACATCTGACGCAGGCCAGAAGTAACAACGAGAAGGAATGGTACTTTGTCTATCAGCCTAGTTTGACACGGGTTTTTTATAATTCCACTATACAAGGGGGATTGGGGAAAGATGATCCGATCGGTGAATTATATCAGATTGAACCGTGGATGCTCAGTCATCGCGTCGGATTCAACTGGTCTGATCATAAGGTTCATTACGGCATTAATTATATTTTCAATTCCAAGGAGCTTAAGTCTGTCTTCCATCGACATCAATACGGACAGTTATTCTTTGCTTACCGCTTTTAATACGTTGAGCAAAGACCAATTTCCACTGGTATTACCTCTGATTGATTGAACTTAAGCTGAATAACTTGCATGTTCAGGCTTTAACCCTGATTTACTGGGACAGGATCTGTGAGTTTTTGTCCGATGAGGCGGGTAGTGAGCATTGCAGCGACCGTATCGCCTGTCGCGTTGAGCATAGTCGCTAACGGATCTACTAATGTCGCAATGATCATAATTGAAGGAATGACCTCAGTCGGCATTTGATAAACCGATATGATGAGCATCTCACCGATATATCCTCCGTTTGGGATACCGCCCGCAACGATGCTGACCAACAAGGTGATCCCGACTGCCATGATCATATTGCTTGGTTCAAAGAACTCTTGTCCACTCAACAGCAGGGCAATGTAAATTTTAAAGATACAGGCGATGGCTGAACCATGTTTATGTAAGGTCGTGCCCAAAGGGATGACGACGCTGGCTACCGTATCGGGGATGCCAATTTGTTTCGCTGCCAGTAAGTTGGCCGGCATGGTCGCAAGGCTGCTGCAGCTGCTGAGGGCAGTCAGAGAAGGTAAAATATTGTTTTTCCAATAGCGTTTGATACCTTTGAGACCAGATGCAAGAAAGGCAAAGACACTAAATACCACGAAGAAGTAAAGTACCCCAAAGAGATAATAAAGGCCAATAGGTTTGGCATAGAAGCCAAAGAGCTGTGGGCCAAGGGTACCGACTTGATAGGCAAAATAAGCGCCGAGACCTAGTGGAGCCAGTTTCATGACCATGACCAGTAAATTGCCCATGACGGCATTTCCGGAATTAATGAATTTTCGGAATATATCAGCGGAAGCGCCAGATCTGCGTGTGGCGATACCTACCAAAAATGAGAATATCACAAAGGCAAGCATATTCTGCCGGGATAAGAGACTGGAAAATTCACTAACAGTTAGGAATCGAACCATTTTTTCACCCCAGGAATCATGAACGGCTGTATCCATGATATTGTTTGCCTGTTCGATGGCGAGTGGAGCGTATACCGGAAATAAGTAGAGAAAGAATATGGTCGATACTCCTGCAACGACAATACCGACAACAAATACGAATGACATCATGCCAATAATTTTGCCCAACACACTGTCACCTTCAATATTGGCCACAGACGAAGCTATTGCGAAAAAGACCAAGGGTATAACACTGACGAAGAGCAGATTTAGAAAGATATCCCCAATTGGCTTAAGGTTATCCACAAAATGTGGAAAAAAGATACCAAATAAACTTCCGATACTGATGCCAAGAAGCAGGAGTAAGATGCTGCCGTAGTGCTGTATAAAAGTTTTTGCCGAGTATGCCATTAGGTTCAGTGATTGCTTCGTGTTTACGGCGCTAAAATAATCTTTTTATCTATTATTTTCATTTTACGTTTTGATAAAGATTAATCGGAGTTTATTCGAACCGGCTTTTTATCTTTGAACGAATCTTCTGATAGCATACCGTCGCGGTTGCAGGTAGAAAGTTGGAGTATAGAGGGCTGTTGTGTCGAATGGAACCGAAGATTCATGAAGACCTTGTTTATGTCTTGTTGGGAGAGGGAGATAAGGCTATTAGATTTTTAATAATGAGTATAAGAAAAATGAATTTTGTAACGACCGGAGATGGCTCGAAGACATTGTACAATGCCGAGATCGGCGAATGTTATCATTCAACACATGGGGCCGTACAGGAAAGTAAGCATGTGTTTATCAAAACAGGTTTGGATCACTATGTGCAAAAGACAGGAGCTTCTAATGTTGCTATCCTGGAAGTAGGATTTGGTACCGGACTTAATTTTCTTCAGACAGCCGATTTCATTCGGGACAGGTCATTTCAGGTAGACTATGTTGGAATTGAGGGTTTTCCATTGCCACTGACGACCATCGCTGAGACAGGGTATAATGAGACCGTAGATACAAGCGTCTGGTCGGCTTATTTTGATAACTATGAAGCCGCATTGCAGCAGGAGATGCAAATTCATGAACGTTTACGACTCACTATTGCTCATACTTTATTGATGGATTTTCAAACAGAAAAACAATTTGACGTCGTATATTTTGATGCTTTTGCTGCCATACATCAGCCCGAAATGTGGAACGATGCGGCATTGGCACATGTTGCGAAGTTCGTTAAACCGGGGGGAGTCTTTGTGACTTATGCGATTACGGGTAATCTTAAACGTAGTATGAAATCTTTGGGCTTTTCTATTGAGAAGGCTCCCGGCGCACCTGGAAAAAGGGAAATGTTACGGGCGACAAAACTTTAAACAGCCTGTTGTTCCATTTTAAATTATTGTTAACTGTTTGATAATCTAAAAAGTGTTTTCTAATTTAGCTTTGATATTAAGGCTAACCTAATAGTTCACTTTCCACTACCTCATGACAGATTCACAGTTGATAGACAGTTTGAAGGAAGACAACCAGACAGGGTTTGTGGCTATTTATCATAAATATTATAAACAGCTGCTTTTCTTTGTTTTGCGTTACCTGAAAGAGGT
The genomic region above belongs to Sphingobacterium zeae and contains:
- a CDS encoding heme lyase CcmF/NrfE family subunit, which produces MDVNYVGEHLLPGQIGQFFIVLSFGAALLSCIAYFFATNTPEETSWKKIARIAFWVNAVSVVAVGATLFYIIYNHYFEYNYAFAHSSRDLPTYYIISSFWEGQEGSFWLWTFWQTVLGAILLFKAKSWETSVMTFVMLCQAFLASMIIGIELLGLRIGSSPFILLRDAMDFPILKEANYLSLLKDGNGLNPLLQNYWMVIHPPTLFLGFASMIVPFAYATGALWTKRYKEWINAALPWALFAVMILGAGIIMGSFWAYEALNFGGFWAWDPVENASIIPWFTLIAAVHVMVAYKNSGHSYFTATFLAMISFVLVIYASYLTRSGVLGETSVHSFTDLGMSGQLILFNVVFLVIMVVFLTVKKKEMPITEKDEDIYSREFWMFIGALVLTVACAQIIASTSIPVFNKIFGTKVAPPLDPIQHYNKWQSGFAVIVMILTGFTQFLKYKRTDSRKFLASTVASLVVSLLLTTAVVYVTKTYTNLIYILITFASIFCILANIRVLGDAVKGKWKLAGSSVAHIGFGLLLIGAMVAAATNEVISVNNTGYIAVSGFDKVEKPGENLFLTEGEPVQMGEYKITYIGDSIVAPNTFYKIKYERIDEETGKVKEQFVLQPFAQNNAKMGGLIGTPATKHYITHDVYTLITAAAAESQATHAKVSAEEKTGFEDYEEPATYQVNIGDTLRYRNGYYVIEGLNKEAQLEKIPKGPGDVMVGLKIKVFSADNKQYEVQPIYLIKDGGVYDFNKDVNEQGLKFRFTGIKPDKDKLEIMVYQKPLPEKKWVVFKAIKFPYINFFWCGTIVMTIGFIMSIVRRNKEEKRKALK
- a CDS encoding cytochrome c maturation protein CcmE domain-containing protein, which produces MKKSSIILIAIIAVAIAMILVIYTDSSTYSTFTEAKEKKTELYVVGQLNKEKALHYDPKTDANKFSFFMFDNDGTECEVIFKGAKPQDIERSEQIVLTGKMDGNVFRASKILMKCPSKYNDKSVVTEINATAFNN
- a CDS encoding lipid A deacylase LpxR family protein, which translates into the protein MSVGLRSLGLLLPLISSCFLVFGQVKFRKHEISIQNDNDVYLLVGQDRYYTNGINVNYRVAIQPRSDVQTSNTVLDFEIGQRIYNGISIVDYRRQNRTYDRPFAGYLYLSAGATRFLKEDQVVEVKVEFGQIGSRSYGEEAQKFIHHLFGLYEATGWETELRNAFGVDMQAKYLKGIYRNESQSFDLGMIGRGVLGMNNTNIEAGIPIRAGKLKSYHASTFTRGHLTQARSNNEKEWYFVYQPSLTRVFYNSTIQGGLGKDDPIGELYQIEPWMLSHRVGFNWSDHKVHYGINYIFNSKELKSVFHRHQYGQLFFAYRF
- a CDS encoding dicarboxylate/amino acid:cation symporter — protein: MAYSAKTFIQHYGSILLLLLGISIGSLFGIFFPHFVDNLKPIGDIFLNLLFVSVIPLVFFAIASSVANIEGDSVLGKIIGMMSFVFVVGIVVAGVSTIFFLYLFPVYAPLAIEQANNIMDTAVHDSWGEKMVRFLTVSEFSSLLSRQNMLAFVIFSFLVGIATRRSGASADIFRKFINSGNAVMGNLLVMVMKLAPLGLGAYFAYQVGTLGPQLFGFYAKPIGLYYLFGVLYFFVVFSVFAFLASGLKGIKRYWKNNILPSLTALSSCSSLATMPANLLAAKQIGIPDTVASVVIPLGTTLHKHGSAIACIFKIYIALLLSGQEFFEPSNMIMAVGITLLVSIVAGGIPNGGYIGEMLIISVYQMPTEVIPSIMIIATLVDPLATMLNATGDTVAAMLTTRLIGQKLTDPVPVNQG
- the mnmD gene encoding tRNA (5-methylaminomethyl-2-thiouridine)(34)-methyltransferase MnmD, translated to MSIRKMNFVTTGDGSKTLYNAEIGECYHSTHGAVQESKHVFIKTGLDHYVQKTGASNVAILEVGFGTGLNFLQTADFIRDRSFQVDYVGIEGFPLPLTTIAETGYNETVDTSVWSAYFDNYEAALQQEMQIHERLRLTIAHTLLMDFQTEKQFDVVYFDAFAAIHQPEMWNDAALAHVAKFVKPGGVFVTYAITGNLKRSMKSLGFSIEKAPGAPGKREMLRATKL